A genomic stretch from candidate division WOR-3 bacterium includes:
- a CDS encoding DHCW motif cupin fold protein has product MGKNIPFQVIDWSKIPKTEHLGENGTGYWQTLQFEGLRVRTVEYLPGFLADHWCKKGHIVHCLEGNFISVQSDGTEFTLTKGMSYIVSDDVSSHRSTTKNGVKLLIIDGNFLKYIPD; this is encoded by the coding sequence ATGGGAAAAAACATTCCTTTTCAAGTCATTGACTGGTCAAAAATTCCAAAAACAGAACATTTGGGTGAAAATGGGACCGGGTACTGGCAAACCCTTCAGTTTGAAGGTCTTAGGGTTAGAACTGTCGAATATTTACCAGGTTTTCTCGCCGATCATTGGTGCAAAAAAGGTCACATAGTACATTGCCTGGAAGGTAATTTTATCAGCGTGCAATCGGATGGTACAGAATTTACTCTTACCAAAGGCATGTCGTATATAGTTTCTGATGATGTCAGCTCTCATCGTTCTACAACAAAAAACGGCGTTAAACTGCTTATAATTGACGGGAATTTTTTGAAATATATACCTGATTAG
- a CDS encoding GNAT family N-acetyltransferase, producing MEVIFKDIDQSNFYDCMDMEVRDDQPYVASNSFSVAESKIFPQWTTKSVYHGDQMVGFVMYTIDQGKKELYLCRFMIDKSHQGKGYGVATLNLLKKIALETEEIEKIVLSTNPKNKDGIRIYEKYGFRDTGVIEDGEEVFELVLDKNNM from the coding sequence TGACCAGAGCAATTTCTACGATTGCATGGACATGGAAGTCAGAGACGACCAGCCCTACGTCGCGTCCAACTCTTTTTCTGTCGCTGAGTCAAAAATATTCCCGCAATGGACAACAAAATCTGTCTATCACGGCGATCAAATGGTAGGTTTTGTAATGTACACGATTGACCAAGGCAAAAAAGAATTGTACTTGTGCAGATTCATGATAGACAAAAGCCATCAAGGCAAAGGTTACGGCGTCGCGACCCTCAATCTTTTGAAAAAAATCGCGCTTGAGACCGAGGAAATCGAGAAAATAGTTCTGAGCACAAACCCAAAAAATAAAGACGGAATAAGGATATACGAAAAATACGGATTCCGGGACACCGGAGTCATAGAAGACGGAGAAGAAGTTTTCGAACTGGTTTTAGACAAGAACAACATGTGA